In Borrelia sp. A-FGy1, one genomic interval encodes:
- a CDS encoding FtsX-like permease family protein: MFKLAFYNIFRDLRRTIILSLLLTSSVVFLLVFVGYMNFSREGMEKNFVSSTGHIQIAKENYFNPKFSSLKSELLLEEKDINFIRDEIVSYDELQSTNLIVNFDGLLGNSSTSNPVFAFAYEDPDMITSSLSLLEGEPIFHDSNAGEFLLGSNLAASFGIEKITETNSDLTLMTNLLGRGLNFQNIKVAGIIKFPFSTADNIFAITTIKTLKDLFSFEGGAHVIQVFLKDSSGLKTFKKKLDNLKKDKGIAFDYNDWFEINPYFKSVLGMTRTTFMFILFLVSLLIFIAFFQIMTALSIERTRELGTLRAIGLTRLELFYSLFLEIIIIYIINIIIGIALAYLAKLFIQFQKISFTPPGYSETYYINIFYYASDIMYVSIFMLVIAVLSSVFPFVKACKKSVVEVMNDA, translated from the coding sequence ATGTTTAAATTGGCTTTTTATAATATTTTTAGAGATTTGAGGCGTACAATTATATTGTCTCTACTTTTAACAAGCTCTGTGGTATTTTTGTTGGTTTTTGTTGGATATATGAACTTTAGCAGAGAAGGTATGGAAAAAAATTTTGTAAGTTCAACTGGTCATATTCAAATTGCGAAAGAAAATTATTTTAATCCTAAATTTAGTAGTCTTAAGAGTGAATTATTACTTGAAGAAAAAGACATTAATTTCATACGGGATGAAATAGTTAGTTATGATGAACTTCAATCCACTAATTTAATAGTTAATTTTGATGGGCTTCTTGGAAATTCTTCAACAAGTAACCCGGTTTTTGCATTTGCCTATGAAGACCCAGATATGATTACAAGTAGTCTATCTTTGTTAGAAGGTGAACCTATTTTTCATGATTCTAATGCAGGTGAGTTTTTGCTTGGTAGTAATTTAGCTGCTTCATTTGGTATAGAAAAAATAACGGAAACCAATTCTGATCTTACATTAATGACAAATTTGCTCGGGAGAGGTTTAAATTTCCAAAATATTAAAGTTGCTGGAATTATAAAATTTCCATTTTCAACAGCAGATAATATTTTTGCAATTACCACTATTAAGACTTTAAAAGACTTATTTTCATTTGAGGGTGGAGCACATGTGATTCAAGTGTTTTTAAAGGATAGTTCTGGTTTAAAGACATTTAAAAAGAAGTTAGATAATCTTAAAAAAGATAAGGGGATTGCCTTTGATTATAATGACTGGTTCGAAATTAATCCCTACTTTAAATCTGTTTTAGGAATGACTAGAACAACTTTTATGTTTATATTGTTCTTAGTCTCTCTTCTTATATTTATTGCATTTTTCCAAATAATGACAGCATTGAGTATTGAACGTACTAGAGAGCTTGGCACATTAAGAGCAATTGGTTTAACCAGATTGGAACTTTTTTACTCTTTATTTTTAGAAATTATCATTATTTATATTATAAATATTATTATAGGGATTGCATTGGCTTATTTGGCTAAACTTTTTATTCAGTTTCAAAAAATTAGTTTTACTCCTCCAGGTTATTCAGAAACATATTATATCAATATATTTTATTATGCTAGTGATATAATGTATGTTTCAATTTTCATGCTAGTTATTGCTGTTCTTTCTTCTGTTTTTCCGTTTGTAAAAGCATGTAAGAAATCAGTAGTAGAGGTGATGAACGATGCTTAA